TGTCTTCACCGGCACGCCGGAAAGGGGTATCGGCGTTGCCTATATGATGGGACCGACGGGCGGATTCCTGCTCGGCTTCCTGTTTGCCGCAGGCATCACCGGCTGGCTTGCCGAACGCGGCTGGGACCGTAATGTTGTTTTTGCCTTTCTGGCTGCTCTCATCGGTGCGGCCATCATCTATGTACCGGGCCTTTTGTGGCTGGGCGGCCTCATTGGCTGGGACAAGCCCGTCCTTGAATTCGGGTTCTATCCCTTCATCCTGGGCGATGTGTTTAAGGCTGCTCTCGCGGCGGCGATCTTTCCCGCTGTCTGGTCGTTTCTGCGCTCCCGGGATTCAGCCTGATGCTGGAGATCATCGAACAGCTTGAAGAGAAGCGGCGCGAGGCGCATCTCGGCGGTGGTCAGCGCCGCATTGATGCCCAGCATGCCAAGGGCAAGCTGACGGCACGAGAGCGCCTTGACGTGCTCCTCGACGAGGGGTCGTTTGAAGAGTACGACATGTACAAGACCCATCGCTGCAGCGATTTCGGCATGCAGGACCAGCAGGTCGCCGGTGACGGGGTGGTCACCGGCTGGGGAACGATCAATGGCCGGCCGGCCTACGTTTTCAGTCAGGACTTTACAGTCTTTGGCGGATCGCTTTCCGAAACCCATGCGGAAAAAATCTGCAAGGTCATGGACCTTGCCATGCAGAACGGCGTGCCGCTGATCGGTCTGAACGATTCCGGCGGCGCCCGTATCCAGGAGGGCGTGGCCTCGCTGGGTGGCTATGCCGAGGTTTTCTGGCGCAATGTCCAGGCATCGGGCGTCATCCCGCAGATTTCGGTGATCATGGGCCCCTGTGCGGGCGGAGCGGTGTATTCGCCGGCAATGACCGATTTCATCTTCATGGTGAAGGACACCAGCTACATGTTCGTCACCGGCCCGGATGTGGTCAAGACGGTGACCAATGAGGTGGTTACAGCCGAGGAACTTGGCGGCGCGTCAACGCACACGAAGAAATCCTCCGTTGCGGACGGATCGTTCGAGAACGATGTTGAAACATTGCTGGAAGTGCGCCGCATGTACGGTTTCCTGCCGCTTTCCAACCGCGAAGCGCCACCCGTGCGCCACACGCCAGACACGGTCGACCGGGTGGAGATGAGCCTCGACACGCTCGTTCCCGACAACCCGAACAAGCCCTACGATATGCATGAGGTGATCGTGAAGATCGCCGATGAAGGCGAGTTTTACGAGATCCAGAAGGACTTCGCCAAAAATATCCTTTGCGGCTTTGTGCGCCTCAACGGCTCGACCGTCGGCGTTGTCGCCAACCAGCCGATGGTGCTTGCCGGATGTCTCGACATAGACAGCGCCAAGAAGGCCGGGCGGTTTGTACGGTTCTGCGACGCCTTCAATATTCCAATCCTGACGCTGGTCGATGTGCCGGGCTTCCTGCCGGGAACAGCCCAGGAATATGGCGGCATTATCAAACATGGCGCCAAGCTGCTTTTTGCCTATGCGGAAGCAACGGTTCCGAAGGTGACAGTGATCACGCGGAAAGCCTATGGCGGTGCCTATGACGTGATGGCCTCCAAACATATCCGGGCAGACGTCAATTATGCCTGGCCGACAGCGGAAATCGCGGTGATGGGCGCCAAGGGCGCGACGGAGATTCTCTACCGGTCCGAGCTTGATGATCCCGACAAGATCGCCCAGCGGACCAAAGACTATGAGGACCGGTTCGCCAATCCGTTTGTCGCTGCCCAGCGCGGCTTTATCGATGAGGTCATCATGCCGCATTCGACAAGGCGGCGGGTGCTGCGCGCTTTCGAGTTGCTGAAGACCAAACAGGTCAACGCGCCGACGAAGAAACACGACAATATTCCGCTTTAGGCGGGGGAACAGGCAGATGTTCAAGAAAATACTGGTAGCCAATCGCGGCGAAATCGCCTGCCGGGTCTTCAAGACGGCGAAACGCATGGGCATTGCAACGGTCGCTGTTTACTCCGATGCGGATCGCAATGCCTTGCATGTCGACATGGCGGATGAGGCGGTCTTTATCGGGCCCGCCGCTGCGGCCGAGAGCTATCTTGTCATCGACAAGATCGTTGATGCATGCAAGCAGACCGGTGCGGAAGCGGTACATCCGGGATACGGCTTCCTTTCGGAACGGGCTGAGTTTTCCGCCCGGCTCGCCAAGGAGGGCATAGCCTTTATCGGCCCGCCGCCCGGTGCAATCGAGGCGATGGGCGACAAGATCACGTCCAAGAAGATTGCGGCCGAGGCGGGTGTTTCCACCGTTCCCGGTGTCATGGGGCTGATCGACGATGCCGAACACGCGGTGCGGATCGCCAGTGAGATCGGCTATCCGGTGATGATCAAGGCAAGCGCCGGCGGCGGTGGCAAGGGCATGCGCATCGCCTGGAACGACGACGAGGCACGGGAGGGTTTTGAACGTTCCAAGTCGGAAGCCGCGTCCAGCTTCGGCGACGACCGGATCTTTATCGAAAAGTTCGTAACCGAACCGCGTCACATCGAAATACAGGTGCTTGCCGACACGAAGGGGCACTGCATCTATCTGGGTGAACGGGAATGCTCCATCCAGCGGCGCAACCAGAAAGTCATCGAGGAAGCGCCGTCGCCTTTCCTCGATGAAGAGACCCGCAAGGCCATGGGCGAACAGGCGGTGGCGCTTGCCAAGGCGGTTGATTATGCGAGTGCGGGGACGGTGGAATTCATCGTCGACAAGGACCGCAATTTCTATTTTCTGGAAATGAACACCCGGCTTCAGGTTGAACATCCCGTGACGGAACTCATCACCGGGGTGGATCTCGTCGAACAGATGATCCGCGTAGCAGCCGGCGAAACGCTGTCTCTCGCGCAGGATGACGTGACGCTCAATGGCTGGGCCATCGAGAGCCGGCTATATGCCGAAGACCCGTTCCGCAATTTCCTGCCGTCGATCGGGCGGCTGACGCGCTACAGGCCGCCACAGGAAGGTACCGGCAGCGATGGTCACATCGTGCGCAACGACACCGGTGTGTTTGAAGGCGGCGAGATTTCGATGTTTTACGATCCGATGATCGCCAAGCTCTGCACTTGGGCGAGCGACCGCAACACGGCGGTTGAGCGGATGGCGGACGCGCTGGACTGTTTTGAGGTCGAGGGCATCGGGCACAATATTCCGTTCCTCTCGGCGGTTATGGACCATGACCGGTTCCGCTCGGGTAATATCACCACCGCCTTCATTGCCGAGGAATATCCCGACGGCTTTAGCGGTGTTGAACCCGATCGCCAACTCATTGCGGATCTTTCCGCCGTGGCCATGGTGCTTGACGCGATTGAAACGGAGCGCCGGGAAAAGACATCAGGCGGGCGGTTTGCGCAGGGTGATCCGGCGGGGCAGGTGGAACGCACAATCCGCATGGACCGTGAAAATACCGGTGCGACCATCACGCATGATGGCGAGGCCTATGTGGTTACGATCGCGGCATCTGACGCCATATGTCTGAAGACAGGTTGGCAGCCAGGTGAGACGCTGGCATCGGTGGATATCGACGGAACGATCTCGGTCTTCAAGGTCGATCCGGTTCCGGGCGGTTACCGGCTTCGCCATCGTGGCGTCGATGCGTGTGTTCAGGTGTTGTCAAACCGGGTGGC
This portion of the Hoeflea prorocentri genome encodes:
- a CDS encoding acyl-CoA carboxylase subunit beta, with translation MLEIIEQLEEKRREAHLGGGQRRIDAQHAKGKLTARERLDVLLDEGSFEEYDMYKTHRCSDFGMQDQQVAGDGVVTGWGTINGRPAYVFSQDFTVFGGSLSETHAEKICKVMDLAMQNGVPLIGLNDSGGARIQEGVASLGGYAEVFWRNVQASGVIPQISVIMGPCAGGAVYSPAMTDFIFMVKDTSYMFVTGPDVVKTVTNEVVTAEELGGASTHTKKSSVADGSFENDVETLLEVRRMYGFLPLSNREAPPVRHTPDTVDRVEMSLDTLVPDNPNKPYDMHEVIVKIADEGEFYEIQKDFAKNILCGFVRLNGSTVGVVANQPMVLAGCLDIDSAKKAGRFVRFCDAFNIPILTLVDVPGFLPGTAQEYGGIIKHGAKLLFAYAEATVPKVTVITRKAYGGAYDVMASKHIRADVNYAWPTAEIAVMGAKGATEILYRSELDDPDKIAQRTKDYEDRFANPFVAAQRGFIDEVIMPHSTRRRVLRAFELLKTKQVNAPTKKHDNIPL
- a CDS encoding acetyl/propionyl/methylcrotonyl-CoA carboxylase subunit alpha translates to MFKKILVANRGEIACRVFKTAKRMGIATVAVYSDADRNALHVDMADEAVFIGPAAAAESYLVIDKIVDACKQTGAEAVHPGYGFLSERAEFSARLAKEGIAFIGPPPGAIEAMGDKITSKKIAAEAGVSTVPGVMGLIDDAEHAVRIASEIGYPVMIKASAGGGGKGMRIAWNDDEAREGFERSKSEAASSFGDDRIFIEKFVTEPRHIEIQVLADTKGHCIYLGERECSIQRRNQKVIEEAPSPFLDEETRKAMGEQAVALAKAVDYASAGTVEFIVDKDRNFYFLEMNTRLQVEHPVTELITGVDLVEQMIRVAAGETLSLAQDDVTLNGWAIESRLYAEDPFRNFLPSIGRLTRYRPPQEGTGSDGHIVRNDTGVFEGGEISMFYDPMIAKLCTWASDRNTAVERMADALDCFEVEGIGHNIPFLSAVMDHDRFRSGNITTAFIAEEYPDGFSGVEPDRQLIADLSAVAMVLDAIETERREKTSGGRFAQGDPAGQVERTIRMDRENTGATITHDGEAYVVTIAASDAICLKTGWQPGETLASVDIDGTISVFKVDPVPGGYRLRHRGVDACVQVLSNRVAELAALMPEKLPPDTSKMLLCPMPGLVVALHVEEGAEVEEGQSLAIVEAMKMENVLRAERAGKVARIPVAVGDSLAVDEVIMEFEG
- a CDS encoding biotin transporter BioY, giving the protein MTLYATLSAGRSHTLLRDLVTVVFASILLAVSAKIAVPFFPVPMTMQTLVVVGLGLALGSRLAVMAVGLYLLEGALGLPVFTGTPERGIGVAYMMGPTGGFLLGFLFAAGITGWLAERGWDRNVVFAFLAALIGAAIIYVPGLLWLGGLIGWDKPVLEFGFYPFILGDVFKAALAAAIFPAVWSFLRSRDSA